Genomic segment of Sander lucioperca isolate FBNREF2018 chromosome 20, SLUC_FBN_1.2, whole genome shotgun sequence:
CAGAAGTTTAAAGGTTTTACTTTTTTGGGAGTTCTTGCCTagagtcagatgagaagattaaCAAAGAGAAGATAACAAAATAAGGTATTTCACAACATGTCAAAATATTCCTTTCATttagaaaaaagtaattattttcatgtttttacttGGCTAAGAGTGTACACAATACTTTACAGCTCTGAACCCCATTACACTTACGCTACAGTAAACTGTCTTTTAccaatttatttattgtatgagTCTGGGGATTTCACACCAGAGTACATGCTGTTGCTCTCCAGCTGTATCACTGTTGGACAGCCCACATGTTATGCACATATTCACATCCTGTGTCACACTCTTTCCCTCCCACACTCATGCATCATTTTTCTGATTTCACCCTCCACCCCCTTTTCCCTCTCAGTGTACTGCTGCTGTTGCCTGGCAAACATCTCCATCCCCGGGATCGGCGTGGCTGTGCCTGAGTTCCGCCCTTTCTTCTATGTTAACGTGGCCGATATCAGCGCCCTGGAGAACGAGCTCTCCTACGTGGCATGTAAGTGGATGCTCGAAAACATGTTCACATTTGTGAAAAGCCACACTGAAAAAGGACTAGATGGTCTAATATTCAATATGATTAGCATCTCCTGTATCTTAAATCCTAGAGatcctgtttgtgtttgtatgctTAGGTACTACTGAGAAGATCTTTGAGGAGAAGAAGGATCTGTATGATGCGTATGTAGACAATCAGAATGTAAAGACCTGCAGGGACGGCCTGAAGCCTCTGCTCCGCCTCAGCACCGCAGACAGGGAGAAATATCGCAAACTCACGGAACAGAGGTAGGAAAACACTGCTAACGACAGGACTACTGCTTACACTGCATGATAATTACCAGAGTGTGAATTAAAGGCTAAGGCTTGTGTTGTTCTATATTTTTAACAAATCCCACAAAAAGGCCAAAACTATCAAATCATTTAGTCTACTAAAACGTATTCCTATGCAGCCAAAGTTTGATAAACCTATTTCCTCTGGGCCATAGAGCTCCAGTGTTGTGAATAAACTATTGAAAACACATCAGTAGAGCCACACTGTTGTACTTAGTGACATGTTCTTTCATCACCATGAAAAcatactgtagtttattttgagtcaaccACACATACACCGTACTGCTACCGTAAATACTTAAAAGGTGTATAATGCACAGCTGAAAAGTCCCCAACAAATCCACtttttcctcctgtttgagtaacatttgacaaaaactacagtgcccagctgttttaggagcTGAGTACACTCTGTCCTGtaggttttcaaaaaaacagcTAGAAAAAgagtttatctgtgtgtgtgtgtgtgtgtgtgcgcacgcgcgCAGGCAGATGTTGCTATACTCCCAGGAGGAGAATGGAGACTGTGTGTCCAGCGAAGAGGATCTCTTTATTTTGTAAGTACAACATGATTCATTTAAGCAGCCAGTGGAGTGATAACTACTGATTAACCACTGTATGCAGAGCAGACACAAGTTGATCTTTTTATGAGAACAGTCAGCACAGTGGCAGCTTAGAAAAACGGAATCAAAGAAGTAATGAGCCTGACAGAATCGCCTGACCTTTCTTCTCCTCTCACAGCAACTGTAATTATTAAATCTCACACTCAAGGGCAGATTTGTGCTGAttttctttgtgctttttcCCCCCATCTTGTTATCACTGCTACTGTTCAGCATAGTGACATGAAATGAAAACCATAGGGACGTTGAAGGAAAGCATACGGGACAAGGGGgataaaacaaaaggaaaaagtCAACTGTGTAgatattgtttaaaatggtttaaaaaaaaaaaaattgagtaCATTTTGGTTGTGGAGCTGGGTAAAGAACCGCGTAACAAAATCTCAAAATACCAACTTACTTCTAAACCTTGATTGATCCAGGTTTTTCCTGGAGCAGAACAACAGGATTTTCCAGACCCTCAGTGAGGTGGCAGGGAGCCCCGATCCCACGCTGACCCAGGAGAGTGTGAGGGCCATGGGTCTGGATCCCCACGGAGACAGGCTCTTCCTGCTCCACCTGCTGGAGATCTATGGCTATGACACCCTCCTGGTGTCGGAGCAGCTGTGCTGCAGTTGAGAGACGACAGATGTGGATTTACGCCTTTCATCACTGCTGGTTTTAAAGGGGGGGTTGATTTGCCTCGAGCAAACTTTGAGTGCTGCACTACTGGCTTCTTGGAGTCTTtggaacttttttttcttttgtatatCCCCCCGTGTGCTTCTTTTGTTCGCCGTGGTTTTGCTCCCTCACAACCTGATGGCAAGAGCAACAACATCAGTCAACTCTCATGTATTATAACCAAGAGTCATGTGGTCCCTTCTACTTGATATAGCCTCGTGGAGGCTTAAGATGGATTACTCACCCATGGCTGACTAAAAGTGATTCTCTGGATCGCATACAGCTGCAGTATTCCAACACTGAGACGTGTTTGAACGATATGGATGGCAGGTCCAAACCCCAAGATGATGATAAGATCAAATAAATACTAAGATGGCTTGAAATGTACTTGGACATCAAGTTGAATGAGACTTTGGAGATTTTCAGTGAACAAAATGTGTACTGAGGATTGatgtgtgaaagaaaaaaagagaggtagCCGTCCTGTAAATAatcccattttcttttttctttctaaatgtAAAGTGTGTCAGCGTATGTGTGGTATAGGGTGCGCCTCTCTGCCAGTGTTGCTTTCCTTGTATCAAGTGCTGGATTCAAACATGTCATTTCTAAGCATCAATGTCCAAATCAGGGCCTCCTTTCTTGAAATCTAACTTATGTCACTACAAGTAGGTCAAACCACTTTTGTCTTCAAGAGCCACGTCTGTAAGCACTGCTGTTTAACTCGCACTGAATGCGACAAAATGACCAAGTTGTCATTTAATGTTACCAATTATTTTTGGCCTGAGCGAAGACCAAATCAGATTTTCTAATGATGTCATTGTCCAACAGGCAAGGGTGACGTCCACGTGGACATTGAGGCTATTTCATATGGCTTATTTGCACCGGCACAGTCAGCTGGGCCTGCAGTTCAGAGGCATAAGCTGTTACACAAAGAGCCATGTTTAGTCTTTCTTGCAGCTATAGTATCAAGACTTCAGGGGGCGAGTTCACAACTTCAGGCGATTCTCTCGATTCAGAGACACTGACTTGATTTAACAGCTACCATCTGCAGAATAGATAATTGCGTGAGACCCAATACTAGAACGTTTAAGCTCTGTACATTTTGAAGCACACTATAGCCACGTATGCTTTCAACTTCGTTAACAGAGAGGTCGCACTTGTTGGTATCTTATGTTGTGTATTGCTGTTGGTGCGAGGTAGTGCAGcagtgagataaaaaaaaacaacatgattCTTGCTTGTTCGGAAAGGAGGTAAGAACCTTCTAGCTGCATTTCTCAATTGTTGGCCACTAGAGGACAGAAGAACTAAACAATAGCAATTACACAGCTACTAGATTTTAATAGTTCTTAACATGTAAGCTAAACAATGGCTTATCCAGCAAACACGAAGAAACCGCATTCATGTGGAgtcgtgtgtttttttttgtctgtttctttAGCTCTACTGTGGACTTCACCAACTGAGTAAAATAGCTTTTAGCTGCTAGCTTTTCGACTTTCTTCACGAGCTAGCAGCTAACATTGTGTCTGTTTAGCGCTGGATAGGTAGCATACAGTTGCTTTATTGGAACTTTTTGCCAAAAATAACAGTCTGTTGATGCTGGTAACACGGTTAATAAGAGTAGTGATATTGAACCATAGAGTAAATGTTTCATAAAACCATAACTAGTGTCCGTCACTAGCTAAGAGACTTAAAAAAGCTCCAGAGATTAGCAATAATTCTCTGCAAGATTGTCAGCGACCTCTTTCACATTCCATGTATCCATTTGAGTCTCTGTTAATGTAAAACATGACtaattaatgcagctttaagcaATTTTCCCCTTTGATGGGACATTTAAACGTCAGCCTGTATACCTCCATAGATCAGGTATTGTTTAGTTTGTGGcacatacagtaactgcaatGTGAAAATACATGCATTCTGTTGAAATAACATCACTTAAAGTCAATCATATTGTTAATTTGCTTCTGAAAaggatggtttttttttcctttctgatTGAACCATGTCGCACACTAAGCTAACCTGGTGCTTTAGTGACGCCACAcaaactaaatctaatgtaCTACTACAACAGACTAATGGTCATTTGATGTTTTACAGTGATCATTTTGaccacttattttttttttgtcttatgtATTTTGTTTCTTTAGCTGGTATTTGTTTTGGGTGTAAATATTTCATTGTTGTAACATTATCTGTGAAGAAATGGGATCAGTTGAATGTGTTTTATAAGGCAATTATGATCCCACAGAGCCTCTGTGTTTCACTGAAACCCTCATGCAAAAGTGTTCAACTGTTTGCTGTAAGAAAATAACCTCGGAGCACATTTTTACGCCACATTGCATGGCACCTTAGACCACGTGTACAGAGCTGAAGCAACCATGTTTGTAGTTGAAGGAATAGTCCGACTCATGTTAAAACAccttcactttatttattttactgtaaaccATTTTAGAAATAAAGTGCATCGCCACTTGTAAGGACAACACTGTTCTCAGTCTGAATATTATTAACAACCTTTACATTCCTagatttcattcattttatcaAATGTTTAGTTCAAAGTTACTGTCTTTGACATCAATGGACTTTCCTTTGGTGTTGTGCGAGTGTACATGCTTGTAAGAGTACTTTCCATAGTACTTGATCTCAAACATTCAGGAGTGGATTACCTCTTCGCCATTGATGATACATTCCTCACCAGTACACACGCTTTCATCATTGACAGTGCCACTAATGCCACATGTGGAGCTATTGGTGGTGATGTCGTAGCCATTAAGCGTGCACTGCCTGCCTATCACTGCAACTTTCAGAACCGTCAGCCAGCTCTGTTTGACGTCCAATCTATCACAGAAGAAAGTGTGGGTGGTTTTGGATTGGCTTAAACAGAAACCAGGCTGACCCTGGAGCTCCTGAGGGGAATCCTCCACACTGCTGCCCAGTAGAGGTATACTGGATAGGGGCTTCACGTCCTGGAGATGTTGGAAGaggaggttaaggttaggctgTGCATGGCAACATTTTGTATGAAACCATGAAGGGGTTGCAACAGAATAGCGTGCTGTTCGTTCTAATAGAGAATATGCAGTGATGTCACTTTTTCCACATGATGGCAAACAAACCAGCCTTGGTATATGGATGTTCAAAAAGTAGCAAGAAGAGGATTTAGACATATGGGAAAATCCTGAATAAAGGAGTTAAGAAACCTAACAGAATGCAGAGCACAATAAGTTACTGAATGGtttaataatgaaaatgatgTGAATTGTTCATTTTGGTCCTCAGTCACCAGATTTTAACCCAAGTGAATTACATCTTCAGTAGACCACCATCATCATTGGACACTTTATATTGGGTTGTTCTTACCTACAGTATCTGTGTATGTAGCCTTGGAAAAATAAAGCCTAAGGGCATTTGCTGTAGGTTTTAGGAATTAATGCAGCATTTCTTGTTGGTGATGGATTAAAATCATGGGGACTTCAAAGAATATTGTGGGTTTCTGTGGATATGTAAAACGTTTTTGTTATATTaggtttcattcataaaataagcAGGAGTGGCATTACTCTAACCTTTAGCTGTCTGAAAAAAATCAGTTCGTGCAGTTGATTGCACAATAACTCTTCACAATTTTACCAGTGTTTCCCTATTTTCCATGTGGGTGCATGATTGCAGATGGTGACTGTTGTgacttgtgttgtgtgtttgacGGAGAGTGACTGTGGTGACATCTGTGTATTGCAACATCCCATGCATATCCTATAGAGACTGAAATAAcagtgaaacacaaacagaaacaagtAAGTGGCACCTTTACTCaacgtttgaaaataaaatgcaatagtCTCTTACATAATAAACTCAACGATCAAACAGCACATCACACTGCTGCATTAACATTATTCTTTATTACAGAGATCCCTACCTGCGGAGCAGTATACAGGTGGAGGGCCGGAGGTTCAGTCCGGCTGATAACAGTCCACACCTGTTGCCAGGTCTTGGGGTTGTCACCATACAGCAGGAAGCCACTCATTACGCAGTCACTGGACACTGGAGATGCCTCCGACTGGGAGAACACACATACAAGAAAACACAATGCTGGTAAAGACGTACATCCATGGTATGTAGTATTTAaatctcttaaaaaaaaaaaaaaagacagccttGCTTTAACTTTTAGAAAACACTTAAGGCTCACCTCCAGTATCCTTCTCTTATTTTCCtccaccctctcctccctctgaccgGTCAGGGTGGAGTAGCAGGCTTTACACACTTTGTTCAGCTTGTTGCCGTCATACTCTAAAGCCACTTTACTGTCTAAACACTTCCAGCACACCACCTGGGGAGCGAGAAACCATTATTGCTATCTTCTGAAAATCTATCTGAAAAAAAATTAGCTTTTCTGTACTGTGTATTCACTACAAAGCTGTCCCATCCTGTCACTCACACAGCCACAGGCTCTGCAGTGATGTCTTCTCCTGGTGAGAGCGTTGAAAGCGTCCTGGCATTTCATACACACGGTCACCTCGTTGTCCCTGATCCAGCGAGGGGCACGTCGGCCGAGTTCCtcagtctgacacacacacacacacacacacacacacacacacacacacacacacacacacacacaagctgggATGTTTCACAGATTTGCGTAATTCTCTGTATTGATTTTAAGTACTTGCAACCCCATTTCTGAAATATTATTAAACTCACTGGTTCTGGTACATTTAGCTCCTTGGAAGCCAATTTGAAGGTTTCATTATTCTTCTGAAACATGTCAATGGCTTCCTGAATTAccttgaaatgaaataaaaaaaaaacaggttttagaaaactatttaataTTGTACAAATCCATGTAACATTCACTGTGTTGCAccaaatactaaataaaaatacCCCAGTACCTTTATCCATTGATCTCTGTCTTGTTTAGAgcttgaaaaaaacaacacaaaaaacaatGAATTATACATTTAATGAACTTACTGAAGTTTGATAACACAAGATTATGTTCACAGACTTTAATATGTTGAGTTATTtaatatgaacacacacacacacacaccaacacatccacccccacccccacacacacacctggcctgCAGCTCAAGGGTCCTCTCTTTTCCAGAGACCTGGAAGGTGTATGGGTGGTCTTCATTGGTGGTCTGCTGCACCTGCATGCCATCCACTCCGATCCTGCAGCGGACAGTAAAACGCTGCCCGACTAGGCTGAACTTAGGAGTGCAGCACATCAGAAAGTTGTTGAACTGGGGAGAAAGTTATACACCATTTTCTACAAAGTTCCTTGGATTAACTGTAATACATGTTAGATGTCTGTACAAAGGTGTAGTGTTTCTGCATGTGTTTCTAACCATGAAGAGGTGCCTCTCCATGGCCGACGTGTTCCTGGCAGCAAGCTTGAGCAGACGACCTTCCCTGAGGAACTCGTTCGTCGGGTTGACCACCTCCTTCTCTCCAACCATCTCATAGATCTCCACCAGCCGCTTTAGGCTCTCCTGCagggaaagaggaagagagacattAAAACACATCTGTATGGACACAGTCCTGGCTGTTAATGCCAAGTTTTGTCTCCACAATTGATGAAATCTGAAAAttatgttatatatcttttgtcAAAATAtcattacaaagacatacaACAGATGCATTTgcaaaaatgtgtcaaaaaaactaaatgtaagTCCCAGCTATACAGCTGTAGCGTTCCAAATGATATAATCCATAGATAAAACTAAATAATAGAGGGATCAAAACCACAATATAAGTATCACTTTGGACaatataatacaaataatgtgttgtgTGACTGTGATAATATCACAATGGTAAATGTTGGGGTGTGTAATGGTAACGTACAGCTTTGTGGATGGCGCTGTTTGAGTGGATGGCTGCCATGGAAATAGTCTGCAAGGATTCTGCAGGAGGAGACAAAGCAAGAGGTTCATTCTGCTCATTACAGACAAAACGACCCGTCAGAGACAAACGGGCACTTTATGAGGGAAAAGAAGTACCATATAAATCTTACACAAGCACACTCCAGAGCAAGGATATTGGTAAACTGACCAGCTAAACTAGTTATACTGGTACAGCATACTTACTGTAAGCAATATCATAATCTGGGTGGTTTTTGGGCAGGTTCTTCAAGTAATCCCTGAGCAGCATCTCATAACGTGGAACCCGCTGGACTGGTTCCAACATGTGGTGCTGCAGGGTCAGGCTGCCACACACCTCCTGACTCTAAAAGAGGACAACGCATACATAAAATCCTGCTCATACCTCCGGACCTTTAAGTGCATTGGGATATATGCTGACACATACTCTACAGAGAATGTCCTACCTGTATGTCCTGGATGATGTTTCTGAAAGCAGAGGAGCGTTCAGTCCAGGTCCTCACCAGCTCCATGGCCTGGTCAAAGTTCGTGACGTAGTCAGCATACATCCTCAGGAAGGGTGCGTGTTGCAGCAGAACAGTACCCAGGCCTGGGCTCTCACACCTagatttgggatttttttttggggggggggggggggttattatTTACACCACTGTAATGAACAGGACGGGTCTCAATGTTTCACTGTGTTTCTGACGTGAACACCCACCAGTGGCTGATGCAGCTCTCCAGGTCAGGTAGCAGGAACAGGTTGTGGAAGGAGTAGAGAGAGGAAATGTTGGAGAAGATATTTCTTATCACGTCAGGAGGAAATGAGCCTCGACCTGCCTCTTCCGTTAGGCGTGAGCAGAACACCTGCAGTGGGAGTTAGAGAGGCTTAACCCAACacaagaaatgcaaataaagtAACAGGTTTGATGAGAATGTGGCAATAAAGGATAAACTATGCTAACCTAAAGGAGCATGGTGTTTCCAACAATTAAATTAATCcgagtttttttgttgttgcatcaAGTGCATTGCATTTTCGTGGAGGAAGCCACAAATAGATTACCACACTGACCTGGTCTAGCAGGTGTAGACGAGCCACGTaggctctctctgtctgcaggaGTTCATTGGCTATCTTGTACAATTTCTGCTCGATGTTCTCTTCATCTTTTGGCTCGCCtactcctctctccttcctcatcTCCTCATCCTTTTGTTCACCTTTAGACTCCTTGTGAATCCTGCCATCTTCTATAGTTGCCTCATTCCACTGGCAGGAAGCCTTAGAGCCATATACAACGGGTATCTTGCCTTCTtctattttgtcattttccccCGTCACATTTACTACTGTGCAATCTCTCCCATGCACTATGCCCTTCATTTGTCCTGGGGACTGCTCTTTACCATTGCTTAATAGATGGGCTTCACTTGTGGCATGATTGAGTCTATGGTTAACCGGTGATTGGATGGTGATGGCTGGCCCACTGCAGTTGGGTGATTGCAGCGGTTTCAGTGGAGAGCGTTCAACTTTTTCAGTGGGAATCCTgcagaaataaaatacatcatTGAAATTGTCAGTAATATTCAGAAATGATGAGATTCTACGGGAAGGTATTCCGCTAACCAAGTTTCAGAAATAATGGACCAAATTAAAAATCCAACCTGCTCGCATTCAAGAGAACAATCAAGTCAGGCACGCTCAAAGATTTCCACACTCTCTTCTCTTGTCCTTCCACCTTACTGCTTGGGATTCTGTGCAGTCCTATCCAGGATTTAGAGTTATTGATGGGACTGTAGCTCCCCATCCTCCCCTGCACAGGGCTGGGGGTCCGCAGTAATCGTGCAAGAGGGCTACGGTTCCTTGGGGACAGTTTAGCAGGGCTGTGGCCTCCTTC
This window contains:
- the LOC116054773 gene encoding FYVE, RhoGEF and PH domain-containing protein 4-like, whose amino-acid sequence is MFDLKRSNSLTLNSRQTEFSRVAVRRKVSAAADCLASHTVPPKPADLQSPLRAGQAQALSPSTGKLLPQQVSGTEQDQSPNRSCGVSVSCISPAQSCLDSLSPIRGGGNSFLNVVSEVRISPARQSPGIPHFTSSPLLGSPSPGKRSIQRHSPLREGGHSPAKLSPRNRSPLARLLRTPSPVQGRMGSYSPINNSKSWIGLHRIPSSKVEGQEKRVWKSLSVPDLIVLLNASRIPTEKVERSPLKPLQSPNCSGPAITIQSPVNHRLNHATSEAHLLSNGKEQSPGQMKGIVHGRDCTVVNVTGENDKIEEGKIPVVYGSKASCQWNEATIEDGRIHKESKGEQKDEEMRKERGVGEPKDEENIEQKLYKIANELLQTERAYVARLHLLDQVFCSRLTEEAGRGSFPPDVIRNIFSNISSLYSFHNLFLLPDLESCISHWCESPGLGTVLLQHAPFLRMYADYVTNFDQAMELVRTWTERSSAFRNIIQDIQSQEVCGSLTLQHHMLEPVQRVPRYEMLLRDYLKNLPKNHPDYDIAYKSLQTISMAAIHSNSAIHKAESLKRLVEIYEMVGEKEVVNPTNEFLREGRLLKLAARNTSAMERHLFMFNNFLMCCTPKFSLVGQRFTVRCRIGVDGMQVQQTTNEDHPYTFQVSGKERTLELQASSKQDRDQWIKVIQEAIDMFQKNNETFKLASKELNVPEPTEELGRRAPRWIRDNEVTVCMKCQDAFNALTRRRHHCRACGCVVCWKCLDSKVALEYDGNKLNKVCKACYSTLTGQREERVEENKRRILESEASPVSSDCVMSGFLLYGDNPKTWQQVWTVISRTEPPALHLYTAPQDVKPLSSIPLLGSSVEDSPQELQGQPGFCLSQSKTTHTFFCDRLDVKQSWLTVLKVAVIGRQCTLNGYDITTNSSTCGISGTVNDESVCTGEECIINGEEVIHS